The following proteins are encoded in a genomic region of Brachypodium distachyon strain Bd21 chromosome 1, Brachypodium_distachyon_v3.0, whole genome shotgun sequence:
- the LOC106865788 gene encoding uncharacterized protein LOC106865788, which translates to MQRREQGAGKTEDLLHLDFEAAIKQVVQYFKQLSPGPPDDEAFWDKYDEPQLFKVYQRLALYRIKDQELKSTGKKLDIAQLKREYRPAILQAESYFRRYEKNLEWCFDPELCQRASLNDYQRLVIHDDGSYADWDYYRLTYHTYEGDAEYVSYCEEMSNAIKWIDEKVGLDKHQWERYKSIAYLQALKIAIAYHNIYRDAVMGAFNSLQFDYDNRNDFYAVYLEIWKRVAKDKMEFVPAVKQIYEENMFPPRNSDIKLAMENHPLKFRASVKDNYSYVACIDEKTSEDKARLLIIEAVKKMSPKWKKSYLDYARKKMQIAVRVGL; encoded by the exons ATGCAACGCAGGGAGCAAGGAGCAGGGAAAACAGAAGACCTCCTCCATCTGGATTTTGAGGCTGCCATTAAGCAAGTTGTTCAGTACTTTAAGCAGCTGAGCCCTGGTCCTCCTGATGATGAAGCCTTTTGGGATAAATATGATGAACCGCAGCTGTTCAAAGTTTATCAGCGACTAGCCCTCTACCGTATCAAAGATCAGGAG TTGAAATCGACGGGAAAGAAACTGGATATTGCTCAACTGAAGCGCGAGTACCGGCCGGCAATTCTTCAGGCTGAGAGCTACTTTAGGCGCTACGAGAAGAATCTCGAATGGTGCTTTGATCCTGAATTATGCCAGCGTGCTAGCTTGAACGATTACCAGCGGCTAGTGATTCATGATGAT ggTAGCTATGCAGATTGGGATTACTACCGCTTAACTTATCATACCTATGAGGGTGATGCGGAATATGTCAGCTACTGCGAGGAGATGTCAAATGCAATTAAG TGGATAGATGAAAAAGTGGGACTTGACAAGCATCAG TGGGAGAGATACAAGTCCATTGCTTATCTTCAAGCACTGAAGATTGCGATAGCGTACCATAATATTTACAGAGATGCAGTTATGGGCGCCTTTA ACAGCCTTCAGTTTGATTATGATAATCGCAACGACTTTTATGCTGTCTATCTGGAGATTTGGAAAAGGGTTGCTAAGGATAAG ATGGAATTTGTTCCTGCTGTGAAGCAAATATACGAAGAAAACATGTTTCCCCCTCGCAACTCTGATATCAAACTTGCAATGGAAAATCATCCACTCAAGTTCAGAGCTTCAGTGAAAGATAAT TATAGCTATGTGGCCTGCATTGATGAAAAG ACTTCAGAAGACAAAGCTCGTCTCTTGATCATAGAGGCCGTTAAAAAAATG TCTCCAAAGTGGAAAAAGAGCTATTTGGATTACGCCAGAAAGAAAATGCAAATCGCAGTACGCGTTGGTTTGTAG